gaaggaggggaaaTGTACATTGATTTTTGTACCtggttttaatttattaaatatatctAAGGCAGCATGCTCAGATgtgttgtctttttatttatccGTATGTGCACGATCTCAGCTTTGACAGATTGACAGACATGTCATCTTCAATGAGGGATCACACTATTGAACTCAATTGCCAATGTACGATGCCATTTCTACTGTTTTTGGTCTTTTAACCGTGAGACACCCCcgtgttttcaaaataaatccaCAACATGGTTGCACGCGATGGATATTGCACTACCGCGTGTAAGAGAACATTTACCACACTGAAAAATTCCACGTACACAAGTTTCCATTTCACAAGAGTCCTTCCCTCTAGTTTTAATATCGACAGCACGTTGCATACTGAAAAATAGGCATGTCCATGGTTGACTGTCCGTAGTATAAAAGCTCAAAGTCACAGAGTTCTCTGGGGAGTCCATTCAGCAGCGGTTGGTGCCTTGTGCTGAACTCCCAAGGGGATAAAGTCTGTTTCCCAGCCACTGGGGGATGGTGCTTCACTGCTCTTCCCCAGTGTCTCTTTCACTATCGTATCCTGGTAAAAAGGTTCAGCACTGACTTGGACTCCTACAGGACAAGAGCAAAGGCACTTTGTCACAATGACATTCATTAGATATTTTCCAATTTGTAACGATGATGCATTTCACGATTACGGCAATAACCAACACGGGGGTGTAAAGCACAGTGAAAATGACTTCAGTACCAAGTAGTCGTAAATACAATTCACAACCGTGTCATTAGTCTGAAAGggtaataaaatgttaaaaggaTATTAGATCCGATTTGCTCGTGTTAATGCTTTTCCCCCCCGTGCATAATCCATTTATGTAATTACAAACTGTGACTACTACAACTCTGTCGGAGTAATGCTTCTTCGCAGTAACGGACTGCCCCATTGGACGGGTATGTGACAGGGATGAAAGCCTCACCTTGGTGCAGCGCGTCTTACTGAAGACGTTCCAGAACCTCAAGGTTTCGTCGCCCGCTCCCGTGACAATGGCCTCGCCGTCTGGAGATACCGCCTGTCAGGGGGAGAGGAAACCGGGCGCAGGTGTAAGCTGGCAGTCGAGAAAAAATACTTAATACGTGGATGTGGGAAATTTACTTATAAATTTGAACTCAGCACAACAGACCATAGACAGTGGGCATGCAAAACTAAAGCTCTGTTCTTCCTAGCATTCCTGCACGAGCCCTCCATCGCCAGGTAAAGCGCCCTCACCAGGTAAAGCACTCTGTACGAGTGCCCTGTCAGTTTGGCCACCTGCGTCAGGGACGGATACTTCCACACCAGGATCTGGTTCTGAGAGTAGCCGTGCGTACTGACCTGAGaacgcacacagagacatgaATGATACCCTCCTGTGGGGGGGGCTAGCGCGTCAGAGGCAGCAGCTCGGTGGTCGTTCGGTATAGACGTGGTCTTTGACAGGGCGCGCTTCGCTAGGTGtcagtgtgttgagtgtgagGGCCTCACCAGTTCGTTGGCGTGTTTGGACCAGGCCAGGTTGCACACCTGCGACCCGGTGTCGGTGCTCTGCAGGGCCTGCCCGGTCAGGGTGTTCCAGAAGCGGAGGCAGCGGTCCGCGGTGCCGCCCCCGGAGGCCAGGAGCCCGTGCTGGTGCGGGGACCAGGCGATGGCCTTCACCGCGGCCAGGTGGTCGCTGTACTGCTGCACCGGGAGCAGGCTGGAGCTGTTCCACACCAGAAGCTGGAGAAAGGCAAAGCAACTTTTAGTGCGTCAATAAAGTgccactcagccaatcagaacgcgCATCACTGACAAGATACTTAAGTGAGCACACTTTCATACTTTGTAATAACATGACACATGATGCACAGGGCACCAGCAGATACCCAATACAtgtctgagtgtatgtgtggtgtgtgtgtgtgtgtgtgttcagatgtTCAGCACCAACCTTGTTGTCGTTTCCTCCCGAGGCGAGGTGCTGGTGGTCAGGTGACCACTTGAGGCCGCACACTTCCTGCCGGTGTCCCTGTAGCCGCCTCTCGGCGGGCGGGGGTGTGCGCACGTCCCTCTGCAGGATCACCCGGTCCCGACTGCCGGAGGACAGCTGGTCCCCATTCCAGGCCAGGGCACCTAGGAGGGGGCGATCAGGGCACTTAAGAGCACCCCCACACTAACAgctcccccacatcggccttACAGAAGCCCTCTCCACTTCCTATCATTCTACCCCAGTTACAGCTCCAGTGAATTACCGTTACGTTTTAGCTACACTTTACACCTTCCTCTGAGGGAGACCTACCAACACGAGCAGAATGACCCTCCAGGCTGGTTAGCTTCCTCCCCCCTGCGGCATCCCAAATTTGGACGTAGCCTTTATGGGTCCCCACTGCCACCAGACTTCCCTGAggcagaaggacagagagagagagagtgtgtgtgttcattagaTTGCATTTATCCGTAACTGAAATACGACTAATAGCAGAATCAGTGTGTACTTCACATTTTACAGCCGCTTCACATAAGGAATGTCCCTCTATAGCCACACATCAATTATTCACCAGCTGACTTGACGGTTCACGTGAAGGAAATTAGGCTCAGCCTGCTTCTAACATTCTGCTTCTGATTTTTCAAGTTTAGAGAAAGTCAAACAACAAAGGCTGATAATACTAAGAGGCAGaaattactgtacatgtgtactgtaagtatatgtgtatacattatatgctaaaaacacatttccgCCTCTACTTCAGTCCGTTTTATcggcagactgtgtgtgtgaaactttgCTTCTGAGTAGAGCAGCTTCCAGACTCACCCTGTCATTCCAACACACTGACGTCACTGAATCTCCATCCACCGAAAGGTCACACAGTCTTGTCACCTGGACAACCAAGCAGCTGTCAAAACCAATACTTGCGCCCCTGCCCATCCTTCTCCTCTTCCATTGCCCCTCTTATTACATATTATcaattataatttattcattttacaagCAACCTTCTTCAGTGACATGGGGCTGCAACGTTTAGTTTACATCAAAGGAACAGCAAGGAAAAGGGTATAGGTACACAATGTGAAGTAACACAACACTGTTAAAGTATAAAGCCAGAAAGCAATGCCAAGATGTTGGCGCATGTAATGTAAACAGTGTAAAAGTGTATATATGCCACTTAAAAAGTACCCAAATACTCAAAATGCCATAAGAGTAACTCTGACATCTGAAACCTCTGCAATTACTGTACTTAAATCTGAAAGTGCAAAGGGTATTACATGTGGTCAGATGCCCGGTGCCGTGGTAAAAGGTTCACTCGCTCAACACACTGCAGCT
This is a stretch of genomic DNA from Anguilla rostrata isolate EN2019 chromosome 4, ASM1855537v3, whole genome shotgun sequence. It encodes these proteins:
- the fzr1b gene encoding fizzy-related protein homolog isoform X1, whose translation is MDQDYERRLLRQINHQNLSERRLAKSGCASSSPLSVKSGDRFIPTRAGSNWSVNFHCANENCRSPNQNHKAKEAGSDTGKDAVAYAALLRNELLGAGIEAVADPHADGRRQALPAEGTHSLFRYTIHTKRVPCDSGNEVSPYSLSPLSNKSHKLLRSPRKPARKISKIPFKVLDAPELQDDFYLNLVDWSAGNLLSVGLGACVYLWSACTSQVTRLCDLSVDGDSVTSVCWNDRGSLVAVGTHKGYVQIWDAAGGRKLTSLEGHSARVGALAWNGDQLSSGSRDRVILQRDVRTPPPAERRLQGHRQEVCGLKWSPDHQHLASGGNDNKLLVWNSSSLLPVQQYSDHLAAVKAIAWSPHQHGLLASGGGTADRCLRFWNTLTGQALQSTDTGSQVCNLAWSKHANELVSTHGYSQNQILVWKYPSLTQVAKLTGHSYRVLYLAVSPDGEAIVTGAGDETLRFWNVFSKTRCTKESKSVLNLFTRIR
- the fzr1b gene encoding fizzy-related protein homolog isoform X2, which codes for MDQDYERRLLRQINHQNLSERRLAKSGCASSSPLSVKSGDRFIPTRAGSNWSVNFHCANENCRSPNQNHKAKEAGSDTGKDAVAYAALLRNELLGAGIEAVADPHADGRRQALPAEGTHSLFRYTIHTKRVPCDSGNEVSPYSLSPLSNKSHKLLRSPRKPARKISKIPFKVLDAPELQDDFYLNLVDWSAGNLLSVGLGACVYLWSACTSQVTRLCDLSVDGDSVTSVCWNDRGSLVAVGTHKGYVQIWDAAGGRKLTSLEGHSARVGALAWNGDQLSSGSRDRVILQRDVRTPPPAERRLQGHRQEVCGLKWSPDHQHLASGGNDNKLLVWNSSSLLPVQQYSDHLAAVKAIAWSPHQHGLLASGGGTADRCLRFWNTLTGQALQSTDTGSQVCNLAWSKHANELAVSPDGEAIVTGAGDETLRFWNVFSKTRCTKESKSVLNLFTRIR